The following are encoded together in the Paludisphaera mucosa genome:
- a CDS encoding co-chaperone GroES: protein MNLKPLGDRVVVEREEAKGTTAGGIVLPETAKDKPQKGTVLSVGDGRVTKDGKRRELQVKAGDVVIFTSYAGEEFKLDGDKKVLLMREDDILAVVG, encoded by the coding sequence ATGAATCTGAAGCCGTTGGGAGATCGCGTGGTCGTCGAGCGCGAAGAGGCCAAGGGGACCACCGCCGGCGGGATCGTGCTGCCGGAGACCGCCAAGGACAAGCCCCAGAAGGGGACGGTGCTGTCGGTGGGAGACGGCCGCGTGACCAAGGACGGCAAGCGCCGCGAGCTCCAGGTCAAGGCGGGCGACGTCGTGATCTTCACCTCGTACGCGGGCGAGGAATTCAAGCTCGACGGCGACAAGAAGGTCCTCCTCATGCGCGAGGACGACATCCTCGCGGTCGTCGGCTGA
- a CDS encoding Zn-dependent dipeptidase, microsomal dipeptidase, whose translation MRLIDLRCDWALQYAAESSQYDPAEYAEIPARLARLDGYLMGTSLAVLGSRRKPADWARQADPWHALGEMLAGYAAEFSGRLLHGPEDVARWRAEPQWGLCWGVLAVDGLDALIRTPADLDRLAGLFGRGVRLFGPVAGELGPAFLERLLELAPAGPGPRPALDLGGADARTVADVLDWFEADGARPQRLPLVHAAGDVDALGPDLVRRLRSLGATIGVSPRTSVEAFRGVVEGLAALPFRGRAGYEGIGVATDFLASDDVPPELDDVDKLVAWAVATFPVAGAPLLLAENARRLVLATAGAA comes from the coding sequence ATGCGATTGATCGACCTGCGGTGCGACTGGGCCCTCCAGTACGCCGCCGAGAGCAGCCAGTACGACCCCGCCGAGTACGCCGAGATCCCCGCCCGGCTGGCCCGCCTGGACGGCTACCTGATGGGGACGTCGCTGGCCGTGCTCGGCAGCCGCCGCAAGCCGGCCGACTGGGCCCGCCAGGCGGATCCCTGGCACGCGCTCGGCGAGATGCTCGCCGGCTACGCGGCCGAGTTCTCCGGCCGCCTCCTGCACGGGCCCGAGGACGTGGCCCGCTGGCGGGCCGAGCCCCAGTGGGGCCTCTGCTGGGGCGTGCTCGCCGTCGACGGCCTCGACGCCCTGATCCGCACGCCGGCCGATCTCGACCGCCTCGCCGGCCTCTTCGGGCGCGGCGTCCGCCTCTTCGGGCCCGTCGCCGGCGAACTCGGCCCCGCGTTCCTCGAACGGCTGCTCGAACTGGCCCCGGCCGGCCCCGGCCCTCGACCGGCCCTCGACCTGGGCGGGGCCGACGCCCGGACGGTCGCGGACGTTCTGGACTGGTTCGAGGCCGACGGCGCCCGGCCTCAGCGGCTCCCGCTCGTGCATGCGGCCGGCGACGTCGACGCCCTAGGGCCGGACCTCGTCCGCCGCCTCCGCAGCCTCGGCGCGACGATCGGCGTGAGCCCCAGGACCTCGGTCGAGGCCTTCCGGGGCGTCGTCGAGGGCCTCGCCGCCCTGCCCTTCCGCGGCCGGGCCGGCTACGAAGGCATCGGGGTCGCCACCGACTTCCTGGCCTCCGACGACGTCCCGCCCGAGCTGGACGACGTCGACAAGCTCGTCGCCTGGGCCGTCGCGACCTTCCCCGTCGCCGGGGCCCCGCTCCTCCTCGCCGAGAACGCCCGCCGGCTCGTGCTCGCGACGGCCGGCGCGGCCTGA
- the groL gene encoding chaperonin GroEL (60 kDa chaperone family; promotes refolding of misfolded polypeptides especially under stressful conditions; forms two stacked rings of heptamers to form a barrel-shaped 14mer; ends can be capped by GroES; misfolded proteins enter the barrel where they are refolded when GroES binds) yields the protein MAAKMIAFDQEARQAMQRGVAKLARAVKVTLGPRGRNVIIQKSFGSPTVTKDGVTVAKEIELEDKYEDMGAKMVKEVASKTSDVAGDGTTTATVMAEAIYNEGLKAVVAGVNPLQLKRGMDRAVADVVDQLHKLSTKISDKKETQQVATVASNFDVEVGSMIAEATEKVGKDGVITVEEGKTLKTEVEWVEGMQFDRGYLSPYFVTNPAGMTAVLEDAYVLIHEKKISSVKDLVPVLEKVAQTGKPLLIIAEDVEGEALATLVINKLRGTFRCAAVKAPGYGDRRKAMLEDIAVLTGGKPIFEALGVELESVGLEDLGQAKKVEIDKDNTTIIEGSGSGDAIKGRIEAIRREIADTKSDYDREKLEERLAKLAGGVAKINVGAATESEMKEKKARVEDALHATRAALEEGILPGGGVALLRAAATVKPTGLTHDEEVGYNIILRACAAPLDQIAENAGQDGGVVVSKVREGKGNFGYDALKDEYVDMVKAGIIDPTKVTRSALQHAASVSTLLLTSDALIADAPVGDEKKSGGHGGYEDMY from the coding sequence ATGGCTGCCAAGATGATCGCGTTCGATCAGGAAGCGCGGCAGGCGATGCAGCGCGGGGTGGCGAAGCTCGCCCGCGCCGTCAAGGTGACGCTCGGCCCCCGCGGCCGCAACGTCATCATCCAGAAGTCGTTCGGCTCGCCCACGGTCACCAAGGACGGCGTCACCGTCGCCAAGGAGATCGAGCTGGAGGACAAGTACGAGGACATGGGCGCGAAGATGGTCAAGGAGGTCGCCAGCAAGACCTCCGACGTCGCCGGCGACGGCACGACCACGGCCACCGTCATGGCCGAGGCCATCTACAACGAGGGGCTCAAGGCGGTCGTCGCCGGCGTCAACCCGCTGCAGCTCAAGCGGGGCATGGACCGCGCCGTGGCCGACGTCGTCGACCAGCTCCACAAGCTGTCGACCAAGATCTCCGACAAGAAGGAGACCCAGCAGGTCGCCACCGTCGCCTCGAACTTCGACGTCGAGGTCGGCTCGATGATCGCCGAGGCCACCGAGAAGGTCGGCAAGGACGGCGTGATCACGGTCGAGGAGGGCAAGACCCTCAAGACCGAGGTCGAGTGGGTCGAGGGCATGCAGTTCGACCGCGGCTACCTCAGCCCCTACTTCGTCACCAACCCCGCCGGCATGACGGCCGTCCTCGAAGACGCCTACGTCCTGATCCACGAGAAGAAGATCTCGTCGGTCAAGGACCTGGTCCCCGTCCTCGAGAAGGTCGCCCAGACCGGCAAGCCGCTGCTGATCATCGCCGAGGACGTCGAGGGCGAGGCCCTGGCCACCCTGGTCATCAACAAGCTCCGCGGCACCTTCCGCTGCGCGGCCGTCAAGGCCCCCGGCTACGGCGACCGCCGCAAGGCCATGCTCGAGGACATCGCCGTCCTGACCGGCGGCAAGCCGATCTTCGAGGCCCTCGGCGTCGAGCTGGAGAGCGTCGGCCTTGAGGACCTCGGCCAGGCCAAGAAGGTCGAGATCGACAAGGACAACACCACGATCATCGAGGGCTCCGGCTCGGGCGACGCCATCAAGGGCCGCATCGAGGCCATCCGCCGCGAGATCGCCGACACCAAGAGCGACTACGACCGCGAGAAGCTCGAAGAGCGCCTCGCCAAGCTCGCCGGCGGCGTCGCCAAGATCAACGTCGGCGCGGCCACCGAGAGCGAGATGAAGGAGAAGAAGGCCCGCGTCGAGGACGCCCTGCACGCCACCCGCGCGGCCCTCGAAGAAGGCATCCTCCCCGGCGGCGGCGTCGCCCTGCTGCGGGCCGCCGCGACCGTCAAGCCGACCGGCCTGACCCACGACGAAGAGGTCGGCTACAACATCATCCTCCGCGCCTGCGCCGCCCCGCTCGACCAGATCGCCGAGAACGCCGGCCAGGACGGCGGCGTGGTCGTCAGCAAGGTCCGCGAGGGCAAGGGCAACTTCGGCTACGACGCCCTGAAGGACGAGTACGTCGACATGGTCAAGGCCGGCATCATCGACCCGACCAAGGTCACCCGCTCGGCCCTCCAGCACGCCGCCAGCGTCTCCACCCTGCTGCTCACCTCCGACGCCCTCATCGCCGACGCCCCCGTCGGCGACGAGAAGAAGAGCGGCGGCCACGGCGGCTACGAAGACATGTATTGA